One genomic region from Candidatus Sulfotelmatobacter sp. encodes:
- a CDS encoding amidohydrolase produces MTSERADLVIRNARVWSEGALRPGADAVAVRDGRVRALGPSHGLDAWIGEGTRVVDARGTTLTPGLTDAHIHLLEWARALDQIPLRDARSSDEVARRVERFAAARPGDEALIGRGWDENEWPVPPRRDALDRAAPRRPVLLHSHDFHALWVNGEALRRAGITRATPDPAGGRIERDSNGEPTGVLREHAVRLVAELLASEDDEADLERLGRASARLLAWGVTGVHSFEGPRAHRLARRLTGGAGSRVRVLMHLAHAGLDAAGELGLASGLGDDWFRVGAIKLFADGTLGSRTAAVFEPYAGSTDRGMELIGPAELRELVGRAASAGLAIAIHAIGDRAVAHALDAIEAAGERIRRPPLPPRIEHVQLIREADVARFAALGVIASLQPSHAVADRELVARAWPDRTDRAYPARSLLSAGARLALGADAPVEPPDPSLGLHAAVTRRAPGDPGVPWLAAQTLTLDQALTGYTEGPARAAGQWPRLGRIAIGSPADLVVWDADLHALQRDALALARPRLTVLEGQVVHEATEPAPKPAGRAIQVAS; encoded by the coding sequence GTGACTTCTGAACGGGCGGATCTGGTGATCCGCAACGCGCGCGTGTGGTCCGAGGGCGCGCTGCGGCCCGGCGCCGACGCCGTCGCCGTCCGCGACGGGCGCGTTCGCGCACTCGGTCCTTCGCACGGGCTCGACGCCTGGATCGGGGAGGGCACGCGGGTCGTGGATGCGCGCGGCACCACACTCACCCCCGGGCTCACCGACGCCCACATCCATTTGCTCGAGTGGGCGCGCGCGCTCGACCAGATCCCGCTGCGCGACGCTCGATCGAGTGACGAAGTGGCGCGCCGGGTCGAGCGATTCGCCGCCGCCCGGCCAGGCGATGAGGCGCTGATCGGCCGGGGCTGGGACGAGAACGAGTGGCCGGTGCCGCCACGCCGCGATGCGCTCGATCGCGCCGCGCCGCGCCGACCGGTGCTGCTGCACAGCCACGATTTCCACGCGCTGTGGGTCAACGGCGAGGCCCTGCGCCGCGCCGGCATCACCCGTGCGACGCCCGACCCGGCCGGCGGCCGGATCGAGCGCGACTCCAACGGCGAACCGACCGGCGTGCTGCGCGAGCACGCGGTGCGTCTGGTCGCCGAGCTCCTGGCCTCCGAGGACGACGAGGCCGATCTGGAACGGCTCGGCCGCGCCTCGGCGCGGCTGCTGGCCTGGGGAGTCACCGGCGTCCATTCGTTCGAGGGCCCGCGCGCCCATCGGCTGGCCCGGCGGCTGACGGGCGGCGCGGGGAGTCGCGTGCGGGTGCTCATGCACCTCGCTCACGCGGGACTCGACGCGGCTGGCGAGCTGGGACTCGCCAGCGGACTCGGCGACGACTGGTTTCGCGTCGGCGCGATCAAGCTGTTCGCCGACGGCACGCTCGGCTCGCGCACCGCGGCGGTGTTCGAACCTTACGCGGGCAGCACGGATCGAGGCATGGAGCTGATCGGGCCGGCCGAGTTGCGCGAGCTGGTGGGGCGCGCCGCCTCGGCCGGGCTGGCGATCGCGATCCACGCGATCGGCGATCGTGCGGTGGCCCACGCGCTCGACGCGATCGAAGCCGCGGGAGAGAGGATTCGCAGGCCGCCGCTTCCGCCGCGCATCGAGCACGTGCAGCTGATTCGCGAGGCGGATGTGGCCCGCTTCGCGGCCCTGGGCGTGATCGCGAGTCTTCAGCCTTCGCACGCCGTGGCCGACCGGGAGCTGGTGGCGCGCGCCTGGCCGGATCGCACCGATCGGGCGTACCCGGCGCGCTCTCTGCTGTCGGCCGGCGCGCGGCTGGCGCTGGGTGCCGACGCGCCGGTCGAGCCACCCGATCCCTCGCTCGGGCTCCACGCCGCGGTGACGCGCCGCGCCCCCGGCGACCCGGGCGTACCCTGGCTCGCCGCGCAGACCCTCACACTCGATCAGGCGCTCACCGGATACACCGAGGGACCGGCCCGGGCCGCCGGCCAGTGGCCGCGGCTGGGAAGAATTGCGATCGGCTCACCGGCCGACCTGGTGGTGTGGGACGCCGACCTGCATGCCTTGCAGCGCGACGCGCTCGCCCTGGCGCGGCCGCGGCTGACGGTGCTCGAAGGCCAGGTCGTTCACGAGGCCACCGAACCGGCGCCGAAGCCCGCGGGCCGCGCCATCCAGGTGGCATCGTGA
- a CDS encoding sigma-70 family RNA polymerase sigma factor, giving the protein MNSGRDPSSNDGAAGVPPPIASAAYHELPDAQLVVRTQRGDSRAFDELVRRYRDKVYRLAFKILRHEEDAAEALQDAFLSAFRGLKNFKAESTFSTWLYRITTNAALMKYRKRREGHVSLEQSQSRDDDLQPMELADWSQIPEDQLEDRETWEVLVQAVDQLPEDLKVVFFRRDWLEESNAEVADALSLSVAAVKSRLHRARIQLRDRLNRHFAGKIARRAKELSRRSEDE; this is encoded by the coding sequence GTGAACTCGGGACGCGACCCGTCGTCGAATGACGGCGCGGCCGGAGTTCCGCCGCCGATCGCCTCGGCCGCCTACCACGAGCTGCCCGACGCGCAGCTGGTGGTGCGCACGCAGCGCGGCGATTCCCGCGCGTTCGACGAGCTGGTGAGGCGCTACCGCGACAAGGTCTACCGGCTGGCGTTCAAGATCCTTCGCCACGAAGAAGACGCGGCCGAGGCGCTCCAGGACGCATTTCTCTCGGCGTTTCGCGGGCTCAAGAACTTCAAGGCCGAGTCCACCTTCTCGACCTGGCTCTACCGCATCACCACCAATGCCGCGCTGATGAAGTACCGGAAGCGCCGCGAAGGCCATGTGTCGCTCGAGCAATCGCAGAGCCGGGACGACGACCTCCAGCCCATGGAGCTCGCCGACTGGTCGCAGATTCCCGAGGATCAGCTCGAGGACCGCGAGACGTGGGAGGTGCTGGTGCAGGCGGTGGACCAGCTGCCCGAGGATCTGAAGGTGGTGTTCTTCCGGCGCGACTGGCTCGAGGAATCGAATGCCGAGGTCGCCGACGCCCTGTCGCTGAGCGTCGCGGCGGTCAAGTCGCGGCTGCATCGCGCTCGAATCCAGCTGCGCGATCGTCTCAATCGCCACTTCGCGGGCAAGATCGCGCGACGCGCGAAAGAGCTCAGCCGGCGTTCCGAAGACGAATGA
- a CDS encoding fumarylacetoacetate hydrolase family protein — MATPPGRILRVRANGRVCFARSSGEDLELLDAEPWNDGRATGERLKPGAWTLLPPAVPTKIVCVGLNYRAHVAESTTVIPGGGEVPREPLIFLKPPSAVIASGEAIRYPPSVTRLDPEAELAVVIARRARAVSERDALDFVAGYTCFNDVSARNHQREDGQWTRAKGFDTFAPLGPWLAVDLGPEGLRVECRVNGERRQLGNTSDLIFPIPILIAHISRIMTLEPGDVIATGTPAGVAPVVPGDVIEVEVEGIGVLSNRVEAAR; from the coding sequence ATGGCGACTCCTCCCGGCAGAATTCTCCGCGTTCGAGCCAACGGCCGGGTGTGCTTCGCGCGCTCGAGCGGCGAGGATCTCGAGCTGCTCGACGCCGAACCCTGGAACGACGGCCGCGCCACCGGCGAACGGCTGAAGCCGGGCGCATGGACGCTCCTGCCGCCCGCCGTGCCGACCAAGATCGTCTGCGTGGGACTCAACTATCGCGCGCACGTCGCCGAGAGCACCACCGTGATCCCCGGAGGCGGCGAGGTCCCCAGGGAGCCGCTGATCTTCCTCAAGCCGCCGAGTGCCGTGATCGCGAGCGGCGAGGCGATTCGCTATCCGCCGAGCGTCACGCGGCTCGATCCCGAGGCCGAGCTGGCCGTGGTGATCGCGCGGCGCGCCCGAGCGGTTTCCGAGCGTGACGCGCTCGATTTCGTCGCCGGATATACGTGCTTCAATGACGTCAGCGCGCGCAATCACCAGCGCGAGGACGGCCAATGGACAAGGGCCAAAGGCTTCGATACCTTCGCGCCTCTGGGCCCGTGGCTCGCGGTGGATCTGGGTCCCGAGGGGCTTCGCGTCGAGTGCCGCGTCAACGGCGAACGCCGCCAGCTGGGCAACACCTCGGACCTCATCTTTCCCATACCGATTCTGATCGCGCATATCTCGCGAATCATGACCCTGGAGCCGGGCGACGTGATCGCCACCGGGACGCCGGCCGGCGTCGCGCCGGTCGTTCCCGGAGACGTGATCGAGGTCGAAGTCGAGGGGATCGGGGTGCTCAGCAATCGAGTCGAGGCGGCAAGGTGA
- a CDS encoding undecaprenyl-diphosphate phosphatase: protein MTPIQAAVLGVVQGLTEFLPVSSSAHLYVVPTLLGWPYAGVAFDVALHWGTLFALLVAFAGDWWRLVTGLFARNTPRQRESFDLLAKLAAASVPGAVAGYLLQDLAETRLRALPIQAVMLLVFGALLWAVDRFAPPGRREESPGWLASIGVGFAQALALVPGVSRSGITMTAGRAVGMDRVSSARFSFLLATPITFGAGLLELRHVPHTIPASTLAIGVLFSAVTGLLAIRGLLRWLSRAGFGAFFVYRAALALFIFIRLRNAG from the coding sequence GTGACGCCGATTCAGGCGGCAGTGCTCGGTGTGGTGCAGGGCCTCACCGAATTCCTTCCGGTTTCGAGCAGCGCGCATCTCTACGTGGTTCCCACCCTGCTTGGCTGGCCGTACGCGGGCGTGGCGTTCGACGTGGCGCTTCACTGGGGCACTCTGTTCGCGCTGCTGGTGGCGTTCGCCGGCGACTGGTGGCGGCTGGTGACCGGGTTGTTCGCGCGGAATACGCCGCGCCAGCGGGAGTCCTTCGATCTGCTCGCCAAGCTGGCGGCGGCCAGCGTGCCGGGCGCGGTGGCCGGATACCTGCTGCAGGATCTCGCCGAGACCCGGCTTCGAGCGCTTCCGATCCAGGCGGTGATGCTGCTGGTGTTCGGCGCGCTGCTGTGGGCGGTGGATCGCTTCGCGCCGCCCGGCCGGCGCGAGGAATCGCCCGGCTGGCTTGCCAGCATCGGCGTGGGCTTCGCGCAGGCGCTGGCGCTGGTGCCGGGAGTGTCGCGCTCCGGGATCACCATGACCGCCGGACGCGCGGTGGGCATGGACCGCGTCTCATCGGCGCGCTTCTCGTTCCTGCTCGCGACGCCGATTACCTTCGGCGCCGGGCTGCTCGAGCTGCGCCACGTGCCGCACACCATTCCCGCTTCGACGCTGGCGATTGGAGTGCTGTTCTCGGCGGTGACGGGGCTGCTGGCCATCCGTGGCCTCCTGCGTTGGCTGAGTCGCGCCGGGTTCGGCGCGTTCTTCGTCTACCGCGCCGCGCTCGCTCTGTTCATCTTCATTCGTCTTCGGAACGCCGGCTGA